From a region of the Leptospira venezuelensis genome:
- a CDS encoding PaaI family thioesterase, whose translation MANQKDLDDMQKEWEKFSKAAPGLKVPPPAFKELSGEFVSYVRKKEMVCSFYVEPRFSNPMGVFQGGFLAAAFDNTFGPLCYLAAGKPTTTLELSVSYIRMVKENQRITVQAKVVARGNQHIYLEGEAFDEEGKLLAKSTTQVLILRLPGGAA comes from the coding sequence TTGGCGAATCAAAAAGATTTAGATGATATGCAGAAAGAATGGGAGAAGTTTTCCAAAGCCGCACCAGGCTTAAAGGTTCCTCCTCCCGCTTTTAAGGAACTGTCCGGTGAATTCGTTTCGTATGTGCGTAAGAAGGAGATGGTCTGCAGTTTTTATGTGGAGCCTAGATTCTCCAATCCGATGGGAGTGTTTCAAGGCGGATTTTTAGCTGCAGCCTTCGACAATACTTTTGGTCCATTATGCTATTTGGCAGCGGGTAAACCTACCACTACTTTAGAATTAAGCGTTAGTTATATTCGTATGGTAAAAGAGAACCAAAGGATTACCGTACAAGCAAAAGTTGTGGCAAGAGGTAACCAGCATATTTATTTAGAAGGTGAGGCTTTTGATGAAGAAGGTAAACTTCTTGCAAAATCAACCACTCAAGTTCTGATCTTAAGGCTTCCAGGTGGAGCGGCTTGA
- a CDS encoding TetR/AcrR family transcriptional regulator codes for MPKIVNHEKYKAEILSKCVDILARRGYSAVSMREIATELDVSTGTLYHYFSTKEDIFKELVKFVLNKDIEELQVYSKGEENQTIEKRVEALFTMVKDRETYFQNLLYIICDVSRLKNHEEEKQLIAEAMKEYVTIITKHLGITNPNLNRLLISIILGTVGQRIVDQESIKLDEVAEVVKDFMGVVLANTFTF; via the coding sequence ATGCCCAAAATCGTAAATCACGAAAAATATAAGGCCGAGATTCTCTCTAAGTGTGTGGATATTTTGGCAAGGCGAGGGTATTCGGCCGTTTCCATGAGAGAAATCGCGACCGAATTGGATGTTTCCACCGGAACTCTTTACCACTACTTCTCCACTAAAGAAGATATATTTAAAGAACTCGTAAAGTTCGTATTAAACAAAGACATCGAAGAATTACAGGTCTATTCCAAGGGAGAAGAGAACCAAACCATCGAAAAAAGAGTAGAGGCGCTCTTCACAATGGTAAAGGACAGAGAGACCTATTTTCAAAATCTTCTCTATATCATTTGCGATGTTTCTAGATTAAAGAATCATGAGGAAGAGAAACAGCTGATCGCAGAAGCGATGAAAGAATACGTAACCATTATTACAAAACATTTAGGCATCACTAATCCTAATTTAAACAGACTCTTGATCAGTATTATTTTAGGAACTGTGGGTCAAAGAATAGTAGATCAAGAATCTATCAAACTGGATGAAGTCGCAGAAGTTGTGAAAGATTTTATGGGAGTTGTTCTCGCGAACACTTTCACTTTCTGA
- a CDS encoding patatin-like phospholipase family protein — protein MNPLFSIETKLKNGIRTAWQELGTKKEIALAIAGGGIKAFYGLGFAYTLRTWGLKIKEVSGVSAGAAMAISTLSETEEDSSNYFQELTKRNPKNFYWNRLLRISAPFPHHGIARRTVEYCLRFSKLISKAAKIRIHTVEIPNESLDKNKKGQPIQRILFAKAASIIRAYFKDETLRRKGEQPFAVLQKMKDWGWREKVFTEKDLTDPETITQIVMNSCSAFPVLPLQSFNGNYYLVA, from the coding sequence ATGAACCCGCTCTTTTCTATAGAAACTAAATTGAAAAACGGCATCCGGACCGCATGGCAAGAATTAGGGACCAAAAAAGAGATCGCTCTTGCAATCGCAGGAGGAGGGATCAAAGCATTTTACGGGCTTGGTTTTGCATATACACTAAGGACTTGGGGACTAAAAATTAAAGAAGTTTCTGGAGTGAGTGCGGGAGCCGCAATGGCAATTAGCACCTTATCCGAAACGGAAGAAGACAGTTCCAATTATTTCCAAGAGCTGACAAAACGAAATCCTAAAAACTTTTATTGGAATAGGCTTCTTCGGATCAGTGCCCCATTCCCTCATCATGGGATCGCGAGAAGGACTGTAGAATACTGTCTTAGATTTTCCAAACTCATCTCAAAAGCCGCAAAGATCCGGATCCATACAGTAGAGATCCCTAATGAAAGTTTAGACAAAAACAAAAAAGGCCAGCCGATCCAGAGGATCCTTTTTGCTAAAGCTGCTTCTATCATCCGAGCTTATTTTAAGGATGAAACTTTAAGAAGAAAGGGAGAACAACCTTTTGCAGTATTACAAAAAATGAAAGATTGGGGATGGAGAGAAAAAGTTTTTACTGAGAAGGACCTAACAGATCCTGAAACAATCACACAGATTGTTATGAACTCTTGCTCAGCTTTTCCCGTTTTGCCTCTCCAAAGTTTTAATGGAAATTATTATCTGGTGGCTTAA
- a CDS encoding NYN domain-containing protein translates to MHLVVDGFNLIYKIPELEEYMYSNRLRDARVGLLRILESYSSKLKSSKVHVFFDGKKEKGNETKEDLYGKIQVYFSLDRKADDLIKEYIKFAPRPADLFVVTSDQEILAFAKRLGTKPILSEEFVKKIESALAEKPTREEKTLGAKLSPGEILYWKELFKKGK, encoded by the coding sequence ATGCATTTAGTCGTAGACGGTTTCAATCTGATTTACAAAATTCCTGAATTGGAAGAGTATATGTATTCCAATCGGTTAAGGGATGCCAGAGTAGGCCTCTTGAGAATTTTAGAATCTTATTCATCTAAGCTGAAAAGTTCTAAGGTCCATGTTTTCTTTGATGGTAAAAAAGAAAAAGGGAACGAAACCAAAGAAGATTTGTACGGAAAAATACAGGTTTATTTCAGTTTGGACAGAAAAGCGGACGATTTGATCAAAGAATATATCAAATTTGCTCCTAGGCCTGCGGATCTATTCGTGGTGACTTCTGATCAGGAAATTTTGGCTTTTGCAAAAAGACTAGGAACAAAACCTATACTTTCCGAAGAGTTCGTAAAAAAAATAGAAAGCGCCTTAGCTGAAAAACCGACTCGGGAAGAAAAAACTCTGGGCGCAAAACTTTCTCCGGGAGAGATTCTCTACTGGAAGGAACTATTCAAGAAGGGAAAGTAA